The sequence below is a genomic window from Cetobacterium sp. ZOR0034.
TAATGTTACAAAATGTAGTAAGTAATGTTACAGGTTGTAGTAAGTAATGTTACAGGTTGTAGTAAGCAGTGTTACAGATTGTAGTAAGTTATAGTATTCTAAGCCAATAAAATCAATATCTAGATGAGGTCTAAATCTTTTAAAGATTATTTAAAGAATAAAAGATTCTTTTAAAGAAAAGACTCTTGATTTTTTTTGAAAAAAAGATTATAATAAAATTGATAACAATTCTATTGTTATTCGTGTTTTGTACGTTAACAAAGAGGAGTTGGTAGCCTTTCCTTTCTCTTGGGGACAATAAAAAAACAAGAATTAAAGTTTGATTATTATTTATTAATAATTGACTACTACTACAAAATAAAATATAATTTTATTATGAAAAAAAGTCGTAGTATAAAATCTATGACTTTTTTTCATATCTATTAAATTTTTTAGAGAGGATCTTAATAATGCTAAGAAAAATTATATTGGAATATGAAAAACATCTAAAGGGAAAAAAATTTAAAATAACATTAGAAACTGGTGAAATAATTGAGTTCCAAATTGCTAAAAAAAGATTAAAGCATTTATTAGGATTCCAATATACAAGTTATTCAACATTCCCAGCAGAACTTATTTATTCAAAAATTAAAAATAGAAAATTAACTTTAGAAAAATTACAAAAAGATAAAAAATTCAAAATTGTAGAAACAAGAATAATTAATTTTACAAGAATAATAGATTTATTATCGTTAAACGAAACAGATTTTATTATTGAGTTTAACAAAACTTTAATTGAAAATTGTGAGTTAAAATCAAAATATATAATTTACAAAGACAATTCTAATCATATTTTACACTTGGGATTAGCTGAAGATAATACTTATTATCCTGAAACATGGTTTATAAGAGATGAACGAACAAATAATATTGATCTATATATAAAAAATCAAAAAAAAATAAAAGTTATAAAATTTGAAATTATAACAATAAATTAAAAAAGGATTAACTTTTA
It includes:
- a CDS encoding PBECR4 domain-containing protein; the encoded protein is MLRKIILEYEKHLKGKKFKITLETGEIIEFQIAKKRLKHLLGFQYTSYSTFPAELIYSKIKNRKLTLEKLQKDKKFKIVETRIINFTRIIDLLSLNETDFIIEFNKTLIENCELKSKYIIYKDNSNHILHLGLAEDNTYYPETWFIRDERTNNIDLYIKNQKKIKVIKFEIITIN